The Alnus glutinosa chromosome 7, dhAlnGlut1.1, whole genome shotgun sequence genome includes a region encoding these proteins:
- the LOC133872957 gene encoding probable mediator of RNA polymerase II transcription subunit 26b, which yields MAKKSGSLENWRNYFRTASSDIFDIIDHAIMVAASDCPKEFRLRRDRIAERLFSCRLTRCSGCDRVELAVPDGEEEEDDDDDGGCKSSEFDRDACEFEAGGSKESKANSSRDDLGEMNMNQITNYSYGEAEALTDEIEEESEIVGEVLRIKDILYDCEVESDSVLLESLRKLQLMALSVDTLKATEIGKAVNRLRKHASKEIRYLARTLIDGWKDMVDDWVRATAAIAVAEGTPDSVNPSVVDEEEGLPSPPLDDGVFFATQPTSMELSEFFDGMDDDGNPRNGWEFSKNGENGRKSTQDCQNKSKRKQQTPNVANVLAKENKSHQVKKQEVVLKPNKPSSNTDYGPGRPLKPRTEQLVNDETKLHQKSDKVAVQRKPVTGQQEKFKCSDEVAVQVKLEATKRKLQERYQQAENAKKQRTIQVMELQDLPKQGLGHRNPHIKPGNHNRHWAHGRR from the exons ATGGCGAAGAAATCAGGGTCATTGGAAAACTGGAGGAATTACTTTCGTACTGCGAGTTCTGACATTTTCGACATAATCGACCATGCGATCATGGTGGCCGCTTCGGATTGCCCCAAGGAGTTCAGGTTGCGGAGAGATCGAATCGCCGAGAGGCTTTTCTCTTGCAGACTGACGCGGTGTTCGGGTTGCGACCGGGTCGAGTTGGCGGTGCCTgatggtgaagaagaagaagatgatgatgatgacggAGGTTGTAAGAGTAGTGAGTTTGATAGAGATGCGTGTGAGTTTGAGGCCGGGGGTAGTAAGGAGAGCAAGGCGAATAGCAGTAGAGATGATCTGGGAGAGATGAACATGAACCAGATTACCAACTACAGCTATGGAGAAGCTGAGGCATTGACTGATGAGATTGAGGAAGAGTCTGAGATTGTTGGGGAGGTCCTGAGGATCAAAGATATTCTTTATGACTGTGAAGTAGAG TCTGATTCAGTATTGTTAGAGTCGTTGAGGAAGCTTCAGTTGATGGCTCTATCTGTGGATACTCTGAAG GCAACTGAGATTGGAAAGGCTGTCAATAGGCTCCGGAAACATGCATCAAAGGAGATTCGTTACCTTGCACGGACTCTTATTGA TGGCTGGAAAGACATGGTAGATGACTGGGTTAGGGCTACAGCAGCTATTGCGG TTGCGGAAGGTACCCCAGATTCTGTGAATCCATCTGTTGTTGATGAAGAAGAGGGGCTTCCGTCTCCTCCTCTGGATGATGGAGTTTTCTTTGCTACTCAACCCACTTCAATGGAGCTCTCTGAG TTCTTTGATGGCATGGATGATGACGGAA ATCCTCGAAACGGTTGGGAATTCAGCAAGAACGGTGAGAATGGAAGAAAATCAACACAAGATTGTCAAAATAAGTCGAAGCGGAAACAGCAGACACCCAATGTGGCAAATGTGCTGGCCAAGGAGAACAAGAGTCATCAAGTGAAGAAACAGGAAGTTGTGTTGAAGCCAAATAAGCCCTCCTCAAACACTGATTATGGGCCTGGAAGACCTCTCAAACCAAGGACAGAGCAATTGGTCAATGATGAGACAAAGTTGCACCAAAAATCTGATAAGGTTGCTGTCCAGAGGAAGCCGGTCACCGGTCAGCAAGAG AAATTCAAGTGTTCGGATGAGGTTGCAGTCCAAGTGAAACTTGAAGCTACAAAGAGGAAACTTCAGGAGCGTTATCAACAAGCTGAGAATG CTAAGAAGCAGCGGACGATACAGGTTATGGAGTTACAAGATCTCCCTAAGCAGGGGCTTGGCCATAGAAATCCGCACATAAAACCCGGGAACCATAACCGGCATTGGGCGCATGGACGACGCTAG